A genomic window from Corticium candelabrum chromosome 8, ooCorCand1.1, whole genome shotgun sequence includes:
- the LOC134182975 gene encoding uncharacterized protein LOC134182975: MSSAEKCPYESCHVSDTLKRVLCHIRDAHDPNLLPGDFIARLNLLQCSFCKRWYLKLKQHTSQCRSRKSVSDGQRSSQGHTTLGASSPPGRNVRKTLSELPPSLTVPDSFSGDSACHNPPQRVSLQDAHADLETAAWNIIRDLPSDAILKAIPPRVVQTIKPAARALFHDCCAVALRKIHDNPGDELAWKLLFLIPRMILTPMVRGGRHGFRDVKVRYQKFLSWNWSDLLQLNGSTSKKTPRCSDEARRAATLRLVRCGELSRASRLLTSKGLAPASEDTTAKLASKHPSRATGLHLPSLSQDSIKLSSSALFDAIRRAPRGSGAGLSGWRFEHLKVLLENELTADCLFSACSAIARGILPAAAVTLFSSSRLIALPKSNGDIRPIAVGEAIRRLTARAICQQKKELFSSFFCPIQHGVATECGTELIVHHIELLLQHNPDWVVLKSDVRNAFNSISRQQMLEQVVGSFPDILNHVAQMYGRISPLKGSIKATRWGQFYLPLPFILF; encoded by the exons ATGTCTTCTGCCGAGAAATGTCCATACGAGTCTTGTCATGTTTCGGACACACTGAAGAGAGTTCTGTGTCATATCCGCGACGCTCACGACCCGAATCTCCTCCCAGGGGATTTCATCGCTCGCCTGAATCTTCTTCAGTGCTCATTCTGCAAAAGATGGTACTTGAAGTTGAAACAACACACTTCTCAATGCCGTTCTCGGAAATCCGTTTCTGATGGTCAACGGTCAAGTCAGGGCCATACTACACTCGGCGCATCGTCACCTCCTGGAAGGAACGTCCGGAAGACCCTTTCTGAGTTGCCGCCGTCTCTTACAGTGCCGGATTCATTCTCTGGAGATTCCGCTTGTCATAATCCACCTCAGCGCGTGTCCCTACAGGATGCCCATGCTGACCTAGAGACTGCAGCCTGGAACATTATCCGGGATCTGCCCTCGGATGCCATTCTCAAGGCCATTCCCCCACGGGTTGTACAAACTATCAAGCCTGCTGCACGAGCACTCTTTCACGACTGTTGTGCTGTGGCCCTTCGAAAGATCCATGACAATCCCGGTGACGAGCTAGCATGGAAGCTGCTCTTCCTCATTCCACGCATGATTCTCACGCCTATGGTCAGGGGAGGACGTCATGGCTTTCGTGACGTCAAAGTGAGGTATCAGAAATTTCTCAGTTGGAATTGGTCGGATCTACTTCAGCTAAATGGATCAACTTCAAAGAAGACGCCTCGTTGTAGTGATGAAGCACGGAGAGCCGCTACCCTGAGGTTGGTGAGATGTGGAGAGCTTTCAAGAGCTTCCAGGTTGTTAACCAGCAAAGGCCTAGCTCCTGCCTCAGAAGATACCACAGCAAAGCTGGCTTCCAAGCACCCTTCCAGAGCCACGGGGTTGCATCTTCCTTCTTTGTCTCAAGATTCAATCAAACTGTCAAGCTCAGCGCTGTTTGATGCCATTAGACGAGCTCCACGGGGTTCTGGTGCAGGTCTCTCAGGCTGGCGCTTCGAGCATTTGAAAGTTCTACTTGAAAACGAGCTCACAGCAGATTGTCTTTTTTCCGCTTGTTCGGCTATTGCTAGAGGCATATTGCCTGCTGCTGCAGTAACCCTCTTTTCTTCATCTCGGCTAATTGCTCTGCCCAAGTCCAATGGCGACATACGACCTATTGCAGTTGGTGAAGCTATACGCAGGCTGACAGCTCGAGCTATATGTCAACAAAAAAAGGAACTGTTCTCAAGCTTCTTCTGCCCCATCCAGCATGGTGTGGCAACCGAGTGTGGCACTGAGCTGATTGTCCATCACATTGAGCTACTCCTCCAGCACAATCCCGACTGGGTTGTATTAAAATCTGATGTCAGAAATGCATTCAATTCCATcagcagacaacagatgttggAGCAAGTGGTCGGGTCATTTCCAGATATCTTGAATCATGTAGCTCAGATGTATGGGAGGATCAGCCCATTG AAGGGGTCCATCAAGGCGACCCGCTGGGGCCAGTTCTATTTGCCACTGCCATTCATTCTGTTCTAA